A genomic segment from Bos taurus isolate L1 Dominette 01449 registration number 42190680 breed Hereford chromosome 1, ARS-UCD2.0, whole genome shotgun sequence encodes:
- the NXPE3 gene encoding NXPE family member 3 isoform X2 — protein sequence MWINFVKLRLFCCLLAVLMVVVLVVNVTQVEYLDRETASATFIDSGGQFVSSQVIRISRNPYCGYERQILSSRERLEEDSLLAALQWQEPDVGPVPFLKSTDPSSSYFVILNSAAFFRVGSQLEVLVHVQDFQRKPKKYGGDYLQARIHSPKLQAGAVGRVVDYQNGFYKVFFTLLWPGQVKVSISLVHPSEGIRVLQYLQEKKPDRVYFKSLFRSGRISETTECNVCLPGSLPLCNFTDLYTGEPWFCFKPKKLPCSSRINHFKGGYLKGLLTATENAFFQSGVNIKMPINSSGPDWVTVIPRNIKETNSLELSQGLGTFPSGYYYKDQWRPRRFKMRQFNDPDNITECLQRKVVYLFGDSTIRQWFEYLTTFVPDLVEFNLGSPKNVGPFLAVDQKHNILLKYRCHGPPIRFTTVFSSDLRYVANELNGIVGGKNTVVAIAVWSHFSTFPLEVYIRRLRNIRRAVVQLLDRSPKTVVVIRTANVQELGPEISLFNSDWYNFQLDTILRKMFSGVGVYLVDAWEMTLAHYLPHKLHPDEVIVKNQVDMFLSFVCPLET from the exons TACTTGGACCGTGAGACCGCTTCGGCCACATTCATAGACAGTGGCGGCCAGTTTGTTTCCTCCCAGGTGATAAGGATCAGCCGGAACCCTTACTGCGGCTATGAGCGCCAGATTCTGTCCAGCCGGGAGCGCCTGGAAGAGGACTCCTTGTTGGCTGCCCTACAGTGGCAGGAGCCTGACGTGGGCCCAGTCCCCTTTTTGAAGAGCACCGACCCTTCTTCCAGCTATTTTGTCATCTTGAACTCTGCAGCCTTCTTCAGGGTGGGAAGCCAGCTAGAGGTGCTGGTTCATGTGCAGGATTTTCAAAGAAAGCCCAAGAAATATGGTGGAGACTACCTGCAGGCCAGAATCCACTCCCCTAAGCTACAGGCGGGGGCCGTGGGCAGAGTGGTGGACTACCAGAACGGATTTTACAAGGTCTTTTTTACTCTGCTCTGGCCAGGTCAAGTCAAAGTGTCCATATCTCTGGTCCACCCCAGTGAAGGGATCCGAGTTCTTCAGTACCTGCAGGAAAAGAAACCAGACAGAGTCTATTTCAAGAGCCTCTTCCGGTCAGGGAGGATTTCTGAAACTACAGAGTGTAACGTGTGtcttccagggagtcttcccctGTGCAACTTCACAGACCTCTACACTGGAGAACCCTGGTTCTGCTTCAAACCAAAGAAGCTCCCTTGTAGTAGCAGAATTAACCATTTCAAAGGTGGATACCTGAAGGGCCTCCTAACTGCTACAGAGAATGCTTTCTTCCAGAG TGGTGTCAATATCAAAATGCCAATTAACTCCAGTGGACCTGATTGGGTGACTGTGATTCCCAGGAATATAAAAG aaaccaACAGCCTAGAACTATCTCAAGGCTTAGGAACTTTTCCTTCTGGTTATTATTACAAAGATCAGTGGAGGCCCAGGAGATTTAAGATGCGCCAGTTTAATGACCCTGACAACATTACAGAATGCTTACAGAGAAAAGTGGTGTACTTGTTTGGTGACTCGACAATCAGGCAATGGTTTGAATACCTCACTACGTTTGTTCCAG ATTTAGTGGAGTTTAACTTGGGTAGCCCCAAGAATGTGGGTCCATTCCTGGCAGTGGACCAGAAGCACAACATCCTGCTCAAATACCGCTGCCATGGTCCACCCATCCGCTTCACGACCGTCTTTAGCAGTGACCTCCGTTATGTGGCTAATGAGCTGAATGGCATCGTGGGAGGGAAGAACACAGTGGTTGCCATAGCTGTGTGGTCTCATTTCAGCACCTTCCCCTTGGAAGTGTATATTCGGCGGCTCAGAAACATCCGTCGGGCTGTGGTCCAGCTCCTGGACCGAAGCCCTAAGACTGTGGTAGTCATCCGGACAGCCAATGTCCAAGAGCTGGGACCTGAGATTAGCCTTTTCAACAGCGACTGGTATAACTTTCAGCTGGACACCATCCTTCGGAAGATGTTCTCAGGGGTTGGAGTGTATCTTGTTGATGCCTGGGAGATGACCCTGGCCCATTATCTACCCCACAAGTTACATCCAGATGAAGTTATTGTGAAGAACCAAGTGGACATGTTCTTGTCCTTTGTGTGCCCCTTGGAGACCTAG
- the NXPE3 gene encoding NXPE family member 3 isoform X1, with protein MMLKLKLQYFGHFMRRVDSLEKSLMLGGIGGRRRRGRQKMRWLDGITDLMDYLDRETASATFIDSGGQFVSSQVIRISRNPYCGYERQILSSRERLEEDSLLAALQWQEPDVGPVPFLKSTDPSSSYFVILNSAAFFRVGSQLEVLVHVQDFQRKPKKYGGDYLQARIHSPKLQAGAVGRVVDYQNGFYKVFFTLLWPGQVKVSISLVHPSEGIRVLQYLQEKKPDRVYFKSLFRSGRISETTECNVCLPGSLPLCNFTDLYTGEPWFCFKPKKLPCSSRINHFKGGYLKGLLTATENAFFQSGVNIKMPINSSGPDWVTVIPRNIKETNSLELSQGLGTFPSGYYYKDQWRPRRFKMRQFNDPDNITECLQRKVVYLFGDSTIRQWFEYLTTFVPDLVEFNLGSPKNVGPFLAVDQKHNILLKYRCHGPPIRFTTVFSSDLRYVANELNGIVGGKNTVVAIAVWSHFSTFPLEVYIRRLRNIRRAVVQLLDRSPKTVVVIRTANVQELGPEISLFNSDWYNFQLDTILRKMFSGVGVYLVDAWEMTLAHYLPHKLHPDEVIVKNQVDMFLSFVCPLET; from the exons TACTTGGACCGTGAGACCGCTTCGGCCACATTCATAGACAGTGGCGGCCAGTTTGTTTCCTCCCAGGTGATAAGGATCAGCCGGAACCCTTACTGCGGCTATGAGCGCCAGATTCTGTCCAGCCGGGAGCGCCTGGAAGAGGACTCCTTGTTGGCTGCCCTACAGTGGCAGGAGCCTGACGTGGGCCCAGTCCCCTTTTTGAAGAGCACCGACCCTTCTTCCAGCTATTTTGTCATCTTGAACTCTGCAGCCTTCTTCAGGGTGGGAAGCCAGCTAGAGGTGCTGGTTCATGTGCAGGATTTTCAAAGAAAGCCCAAGAAATATGGTGGAGACTACCTGCAGGCCAGAATCCACTCCCCTAAGCTACAGGCGGGGGCCGTGGGCAGAGTGGTGGACTACCAGAACGGATTTTACAAGGTCTTTTTTACTCTGCTCTGGCCAGGTCAAGTCAAAGTGTCCATATCTCTGGTCCACCCCAGTGAAGGGATCCGAGTTCTTCAGTACCTGCAGGAAAAGAAACCAGACAGAGTCTATTTCAAGAGCCTCTTCCGGTCAGGGAGGATTTCTGAAACTACAGAGTGTAACGTGTGtcttccagggagtcttcccctGTGCAACTTCACAGACCTCTACACTGGAGAACCCTGGTTCTGCTTCAAACCAAAGAAGCTCCCTTGTAGTAGCAGAATTAACCATTTCAAAGGTGGATACCTGAAGGGCCTCCTAACTGCTACAGAGAATGCTTTCTTCCAGAG TGGTGTCAATATCAAAATGCCAATTAACTCCAGTGGACCTGATTGGGTGACTGTGATTCCCAGGAATATAAAAG aaaccaACAGCCTAGAACTATCTCAAGGCTTAGGAACTTTTCCTTCTGGTTATTATTACAAAGATCAGTGGAGGCCCAGGAGATTTAAGATGCGCCAGTTTAATGACCCTGACAACATTACAGAATGCTTACAGAGAAAAGTGGTGTACTTGTTTGGTGACTCGACAATCAGGCAATGGTTTGAATACCTCACTACGTTTGTTCCAG ATTTAGTGGAGTTTAACTTGGGTAGCCCCAAGAATGTGGGTCCATTCCTGGCAGTGGACCAGAAGCACAACATCCTGCTCAAATACCGCTGCCATGGTCCACCCATCCGCTTCACGACCGTCTTTAGCAGTGACCTCCGTTATGTGGCTAATGAGCTGAATGGCATCGTGGGAGGGAAGAACACAGTGGTTGCCATAGCTGTGTGGTCTCATTTCAGCACCTTCCCCTTGGAAGTGTATATTCGGCGGCTCAGAAACATCCGTCGGGCTGTGGTCCAGCTCCTGGACCGAAGCCCTAAGACTGTGGTAGTCATCCGGACAGCCAATGTCCAAGAGCTGGGACCTGAGATTAGCCTTTTCAACAGCGACTGGTATAACTTTCAGCTGGACACCATCCTTCGGAAGATGTTCTCAGGGGTTGGAGTGTATCTTGTTGATGCCTGGGAGATGACCCTGGCCCATTATCTACCCCACAAGTTACATCCAGATGAAGTTATTGTGAAGAACCAAGTGGACATGTTCTTGTCCTTTGTGTGCCCCTTGGAGACCTAG
- the NXPE3 gene encoding NXPE family member 3 isoform X3, whose translation MMLKLKLQYFGHFMRRVDSLEKSLMLGGIGGRRRRGRQKMRWLDGITDLMDYLDRETASATFIDSGGQFVSSQVIRISRNPYCGYERQILSSRERLEEDSLLAALQWQEPDVGPVPFLKSTDPSSSYFVILNSAAFFRVGSQLEVLVHVQDFQRKPKKYGGDYLQARIHSPKLQAGAVGRVVDYQNGFYKVFFTLLWPGQVKVSISLVHPSEGIRVLQYLQEKKPDRVYFKSLFRSGRISETTECNVCLPGSLPLCNFTDLYTGEPWFCFKPKKLPCSSRINHFKGGYLKGLLTATENAFFQSGVNIKMPINSSGPDWVTVIPRNIKDLVEFNLGSPKNVGPFLAVDQKHNILLKYRCHGPPIRFTTVFSSDLRYVANELNGIVGGKNTVVAIAVWSHFSTFPLEVYIRRLRNIRRAVVQLLDRSPKTVVVIRTANVQELGPEISLFNSDWYNFQLDTILRKMFSGVGVYLVDAWEMTLAHYLPHKLHPDEVIVKNQVDMFLSFVCPLET comes from the exons TACTTGGACCGTGAGACCGCTTCGGCCACATTCATAGACAGTGGCGGCCAGTTTGTTTCCTCCCAGGTGATAAGGATCAGCCGGAACCCTTACTGCGGCTATGAGCGCCAGATTCTGTCCAGCCGGGAGCGCCTGGAAGAGGACTCCTTGTTGGCTGCCCTACAGTGGCAGGAGCCTGACGTGGGCCCAGTCCCCTTTTTGAAGAGCACCGACCCTTCTTCCAGCTATTTTGTCATCTTGAACTCTGCAGCCTTCTTCAGGGTGGGAAGCCAGCTAGAGGTGCTGGTTCATGTGCAGGATTTTCAAAGAAAGCCCAAGAAATATGGTGGAGACTACCTGCAGGCCAGAATCCACTCCCCTAAGCTACAGGCGGGGGCCGTGGGCAGAGTGGTGGACTACCAGAACGGATTTTACAAGGTCTTTTTTACTCTGCTCTGGCCAGGTCAAGTCAAAGTGTCCATATCTCTGGTCCACCCCAGTGAAGGGATCCGAGTTCTTCAGTACCTGCAGGAAAAGAAACCAGACAGAGTCTATTTCAAGAGCCTCTTCCGGTCAGGGAGGATTTCTGAAACTACAGAGTGTAACGTGTGtcttccagggagtcttcccctGTGCAACTTCACAGACCTCTACACTGGAGAACCCTGGTTCTGCTTCAAACCAAAGAAGCTCCCTTGTAGTAGCAGAATTAACCATTTCAAAGGTGGATACCTGAAGGGCCTCCTAACTGCTACAGAGAATGCTTTCTTCCAGAG TGGTGTCAATATCAAAATGCCAATTAACTCCAGTGGACCTGATTGGGTGACTGTGATTCCCAGGAATATAAAAG ATTTAGTGGAGTTTAACTTGGGTAGCCCCAAGAATGTGGGTCCATTCCTGGCAGTGGACCAGAAGCACAACATCCTGCTCAAATACCGCTGCCATGGTCCACCCATCCGCTTCACGACCGTCTTTAGCAGTGACCTCCGTTATGTGGCTAATGAGCTGAATGGCATCGTGGGAGGGAAGAACACAGTGGTTGCCATAGCTGTGTGGTCTCATTTCAGCACCTTCCCCTTGGAAGTGTATATTCGGCGGCTCAGAAACATCCGTCGGGCTGTGGTCCAGCTCCTGGACCGAAGCCCTAAGACTGTGGTAGTCATCCGGACAGCCAATGTCCAAGAGCTGGGACCTGAGATTAGCCTTTTCAACAGCGACTGGTATAACTTTCAGCTGGACACCATCCTTCGGAAGATGTTCTCAGGGGTTGGAGTGTATCTTGTTGATGCCTGGGAGATGACCCTGGCCCATTATCTACCCCACAAGTTACATCCAGATGAAGTTATTGTGAAGAACCAAGTGGACATGTTCTTGTCCTTTGTGTGCCCCTTGGAGACCTAG
- the NXPE3 gene encoding NXPE family member 3 isoform X4, which yields MWINFVKLRLFCCLLAVLMVVVLVVNVTQVEYLDRETASATFIDSGGQFVSSQVIRISRNPYCGYERQILSSRERLEEDSLLAALQWQEPDVGPVPFLKSTDPSSSYFVILNSAAFFRVGSQLEVLVHVQDFQRKPKKYGGDYLQARIHSPKLQAGAVGRVVDYQNGFYKVFFTLLWPGQVKVSISLVHPSEGIRVLQYLQEKKPDRVYFKSLFRSGRISETTECNVCLPGSLPLCNFTDLYTGEPWFCFKPKKLPCSSRINHFKGGYLKGLLTATENAFFQSGVNIKMPINSSGPDWVTVIPRNIKDLVEFNLGSPKNVGPFLAVDQKHNILLKYRCHGPPIRFTTVFSSDLRYVANELNGIVGGKNTVVAIAVWSHFSTFPLEVYIRRLRNIRRAVVQLLDRSPKTVVVIRTANVQELGPEISLFNSDWYNFQLDTILRKMFSGVGVYLVDAWEMTLAHYLPHKLHPDEVIVKNQVDMFLSFVCPLET from the exons TACTTGGACCGTGAGACCGCTTCGGCCACATTCATAGACAGTGGCGGCCAGTTTGTTTCCTCCCAGGTGATAAGGATCAGCCGGAACCCTTACTGCGGCTATGAGCGCCAGATTCTGTCCAGCCGGGAGCGCCTGGAAGAGGACTCCTTGTTGGCTGCCCTACAGTGGCAGGAGCCTGACGTGGGCCCAGTCCCCTTTTTGAAGAGCACCGACCCTTCTTCCAGCTATTTTGTCATCTTGAACTCTGCAGCCTTCTTCAGGGTGGGAAGCCAGCTAGAGGTGCTGGTTCATGTGCAGGATTTTCAAAGAAAGCCCAAGAAATATGGTGGAGACTACCTGCAGGCCAGAATCCACTCCCCTAAGCTACAGGCGGGGGCCGTGGGCAGAGTGGTGGACTACCAGAACGGATTTTACAAGGTCTTTTTTACTCTGCTCTGGCCAGGTCAAGTCAAAGTGTCCATATCTCTGGTCCACCCCAGTGAAGGGATCCGAGTTCTTCAGTACCTGCAGGAAAAGAAACCAGACAGAGTCTATTTCAAGAGCCTCTTCCGGTCAGGGAGGATTTCTGAAACTACAGAGTGTAACGTGTGtcttccagggagtcttcccctGTGCAACTTCACAGACCTCTACACTGGAGAACCCTGGTTCTGCTTCAAACCAAAGAAGCTCCCTTGTAGTAGCAGAATTAACCATTTCAAAGGTGGATACCTGAAGGGCCTCCTAACTGCTACAGAGAATGCTTTCTTCCAGAG TGGTGTCAATATCAAAATGCCAATTAACTCCAGTGGACCTGATTGGGTGACTGTGATTCCCAGGAATATAAAAG ATTTAGTGGAGTTTAACTTGGGTAGCCCCAAGAATGTGGGTCCATTCCTGGCAGTGGACCAGAAGCACAACATCCTGCTCAAATACCGCTGCCATGGTCCACCCATCCGCTTCACGACCGTCTTTAGCAGTGACCTCCGTTATGTGGCTAATGAGCTGAATGGCATCGTGGGAGGGAAGAACACAGTGGTTGCCATAGCTGTGTGGTCTCATTTCAGCACCTTCCCCTTGGAAGTGTATATTCGGCGGCTCAGAAACATCCGTCGGGCTGTGGTCCAGCTCCTGGACCGAAGCCCTAAGACTGTGGTAGTCATCCGGACAGCCAATGTCCAAGAGCTGGGACCTGAGATTAGCCTTTTCAACAGCGACTGGTATAACTTTCAGCTGGACACCATCCTTCGGAAGATGTTCTCAGGGGTTGGAGTGTATCTTGTTGATGCCTGGGAGATGACCCTGGCCCATTATCTACCCCACAAGTTACATCCAGATGAAGTTATTGTGAAGAACCAAGTGGACATGTTCTTGTCCTTTGTGTGCCCCTTGGAGACCTAG